A genomic region of Denticeps clupeoides chromosome 9, fDenClu1.1, whole genome shotgun sequence contains the following coding sequences:
- the col4a1 gene encoding collagen alpha-1(IV) chain, which produces MRDPGGTLFFLAAVLCCAERIGAEGCSGSCGNCDCSGIKGSKGERGLPGLKGNMGFPGIPGPEGPPGPMGPRGDYGEPGSPGQMGIRGPPGLLGFPGNPGMPGLPGQDGPPGPPGIPGCNGTKGESGLNGLPGINGVMGPPGRPGLPGQKGDPGGIIGGVIPRKGEPGTPGRPGLPGPIGNPGPIGPIGPEGSYGPKGDPGEPGPKGDEGKPNFVGKKGEKGEKGLQGPPGGPLAEQITPGTSYTGPPGDRGYKGDKGEKGECVPYATGLKGEPGPMGPRGKPGKDGERGTKGEKGHAGNPGQHGLPGTKGERGPSAYGGGHPGPQGHPGPPGEKGYPGRPGDPGPPGLNIEGPPGEMGQPGETGQKGEMGADGQSLRGEKGREGPVGPPGPPGPLSGECDIERGAPGPPGPPGLQGEVGQKGDQGETCLRFTGVGLPGPPGPQGKQGYPGTAGLKGEKGQPGPIGSPGDPGRQGFQGLMGAPGAQGEPGDVLVAPGLKGDKGATGEKGSRGLPGLDGTPGRDGLTGFPGIKGEPAREGIKGERGRDGSPGMAGPSGERGPPGVPGFGLPGPHGDKGNPGTPGSPGVPGSPGAKGEAGKVIISPGPPGPRGESGQPGIQGDHGQQGAPGSPGYPGQKGDQGLPGIGFPGPPGPKGFAGIPGALGIPGEPGRSGKDGLPGQPGSPGLKGEPGRGLPGPKGSIGATGVPGFKGEKGHFGHPGVPGVEGQTGPPGAKGIKGDAGPPGHRGQDGQPGPPGFGEPGAPGPVGAPGVPGPHGPSGEKGQRGFQGLPGLDMPGPKGEKGTAGQAGHPGVKGLPGPPGLHGQDGFPGQKGLKGEIGMMGSIGSPGQQGEPGIPGFTGPRGDPGVSGPRGEFGEQGPKGERGEQGLRGPPPSMNILMETMKGSKGDTGDRGDPGPTGDRGIPGVHGDAGMPGKDGEPGMPGHPGERGDPGVSGQPGIPGSPGNKGGVGEMGYPGTQGPKGTKGLAGIPGHPGFKGAEGTKGDTGAPGIPGLGLPGPQGKKGQTGMPGSPGEPGGKGQKGGMGAAGLPGTTGQKGDSGQLGYPGSPGQPGEKGVTGLTGLPGDPGLQGRPGEPGLQGPPGSQGEKGEPGLDGIPGSTGERGESGIPGRGIPGNHGEPGHKGDIGNPGLPGAPGIPGVPGSKGDKGLPGIQGVQGMPGEIGYPGHSMEGQKGNKGEQGIPGDQGVIGAPGPQGIPGGAGAKGDKGDQGFTGPQGTHGYKGDHGPSGLPGEPGLPGYNGAKGEMGLQGVPGFPGLKGELGVTGLSGEKGDRGFPGNKGNEGPPGPPGPHTSIKGDIGLPGQSGPPGPVGPQGIPGVKGMQGMNGPQGFKGEEGTHGHDGHPGAKGERGLIGPSGPRGYPGPPGPDGATGQVGPPGPSSMDHGFLVTRHSQTIDVPLCPYGTTKIYDGYSLLYVQGNERSHGQDLGTAGSCLKKFSPMPFLFCNINNVCNYASRNDYSYWLTSPEPMPMSMAPVTGNSIKPFISRCAVCEAPAMVIAVHSQTITIPPCPLGWDSLWIGYSFVMHTSAGAEGSGQALASPGSCLEEFRSSPFIECHGRGTCNYYANSYSFWLATIDDSEMFTKPNPTTLKAGDLRTHISRCQVCMKRI; this is translated from the exons gGTGAGAGGGGGCTTCCTGGATTAAAAGGCAACATGGGATTTCCTGGGATACCAGGGCCTGAAGGTCCACCTGGGCCAATGGGTCCTCGC GGAGATTATGGTGAACCAGGATCTCCAGGACAGATGGGAATCCGT GGTCCCCCTGGCTTACTTGGTTTCCCTGGAAATCCTGGGATGCCG GGTCTTCCAGGACAGGATGGCCCCCCAGGGCCTCCTGGTATCCCAGGATGCAATGGGACAAAG GGAGAGTCAGGGTTAAATGGACTGCCAGGAATTAATGGAGTTATGGGACCACCT GGACGGCCAGGTTTGCCAGGACAGAAG GGGGACCCTGGTGGAATCATTGGTGGTGTCATACCAAGGAAAGGAGAACCGGGAACACCGGGGAGACCAGGATTGCCG GGTCCTATTGGAAATCCAGGTCCTATTGGTCCAATAGGTCCTGAAGGTTCATATGGACCAAAG GGAGACCCTGGAGAACCTGGTCCAAAAGGAGATGAA GGCAAGCCGAACTTTGTGGGcaagaaaggagaaaag GGAGAAAAAGGCCTCCAGGGTCCGCCTGGAGGTCCACTGGCAGAGCAAATCACCCCTGGCACATCTTATACAGGACCTCCG GGTGACCGAGGGTATAAAGGTGATAAAGGAGAGAAA GGTGAGTGTGTTCCCTATGCCACAGGATTAAAGGGGGAACCAGGACCAATGGGCCCACGA GGGAAACCAGGAAAAGATGGTGAAAGAGGAACTAAG GGTGAAAAAGGACATGCTGGTAACCCAGGACAACATGGCCTGCCA GGCacgaagggagagagagggccaTCAGCATAT GGTGGTGGCCATCCTGGACCTCAGGGTCACCCTGGCCCTCCAGGAGAGAAGG GATACCCTGGCAGACCCGGAGATCCTGGTCCTCCTG GCCTGAACATTGAAGGCCCCCCTGGTGAGATGGGACAGCCTGGAGAAACTGGGCAGAAAGGAGAAATGGGTGCTGATGGACAGTCACTCAGGGGTGAAAAGGGTAGAGAAGGTCCTGTTGGCCCCCCTGGACCACCTGGCCCCTTAA GTGGTGAATGTGACATTGAGCGAGGCGCACCTGGACCACCTGGACCACCCGGACTACAGGGCGAAGTTGGACAGAAAG GTGATCAAGGCGAGACATGTTTACGCTTCACTGGTGTTGGTTTGCCTGGCCCACCTGGACCCCAAGGAAAGCAGG GCTATCCTGGCACTGCAGGCCTTAAAGGAGAAAAAGGTCAACCTGGGCCCATTGGTTCTCCAGGAGACCCG GGAAGACAAGGTTTCCAGGGCCTCATGGGTGCTCCAGGTGCCCAGGGGGAGCCAGGGGATGTCTTGGTAGCTCCAGGGCTAAAAGGTGATAAAGGGGCTACAGGCGAAAAGGGTAGTAGAGGATTGCCTGGTCTGGATGGAACACCAGGCAGAGATGGATTAACTGGATTTCCTGGAATCAAAGGAGAACCA GCAAGAGAGGGCATTAAAGGAGAACGTGGTCGTGATGGATCCCCAGGGATGGCTGGGCCTTCAGGAGAAAGGGGTCCCCCAGGTGTCCCTGGCTTTGGATTGCCTGGTCCTCATGGAGACAAAGGCAACCCTGGGACACCAGGTTCTCCTGGGGTACCTGGAAGTCCAG GTGCTAAAGGTGAAGCTGGAAAAGTTATAATCTCGCCTGGGCCACCTGGACCTAGAGGGGAGTCTGGTCAGCCTGGTATTCAAG GTGACCATGGACAGCAGGGTGCTCCTGGATCCCctggatatcctggacaaaaaggCGATCAGGGTTTGCCTGGCATTGGTTTTCCAGGTCCCCCAGGACCTAAAG GTTTTGCTGGGATCCCAGGAGCACTAGGAATTCCTGGCGAGCCAGGACGCTCAGGAAAGGATGGCCTTCCAGGGCAGCCAGGGTCACCTGGCTTAAAG GGAGAACCAGGTCGTGGCCTTCCAGGGCCAAAAGGCTCTATTGGAGCAACAGGGGTCCCAGGATTCAAAGGCGAAAAGGGTCATTTTGGGCATCCAGGTGTGCCTGGAGTTGAAGGCCAGACTGGACCACCAGGAGCTAAGGGAATCAAAG GTGATGCGGGACCACCAGGGCATCGCGGACAGGATGGTCAACCTGGGCCACCAGGCTTTGGTGAGCCTGGTGCACCTGGGCCTGTGGGAGCCCCTGGGGTACCTGGACCCCATG GACCATCTGGTGAGAAAGGACAGAGGGGTTTCCAAGGACTTCCAGGACTGGACATGCCCGGACCAAAGGGGGAGAAAGGAACTGCTGGTCAGGCAGGACATCCTGGTGTTAAGGGTTTGCCTGGACCTCCAGGCCTTCATGGACAAGATGGCTTTCCTGGTCAGAAAG GCCTCAAAGGTGAAATTGGAATGATGGGATCCATAGGATCACCTGGACAACAAGGTGAACCTGGCATCCCTGGATTCACAGGTCCAAGAG GTGACCCTGGTGTCAGTGGACCTAGGGGTGAGTTTGGTGAGCAAGGCCCcaaaggagagagaggagagcaaGGACTTCGAGGTCCTCCTCCAAGCATGAATATTCTAATGGAAACAATGAAAGGATCCAAAGGAGACACTGGAGATAGAG GTGATCCTGGTCCCACTGGTGACAGAGGAATTCCAGGAGTACACGGTGATGCTGGAATGCCAGGAAAAGATGGAGAGCCTGGCATGCCTGGTCATCCAG GTGAAAGAGGTGACCCTGGTgtgagtgggcagccaggaaTTCCTGGCTCACCTGGCAATAAAGGTGGTGTTGGAGAAATGGGATATCCAG GTACTCAAGGGCCCAAAGGTACCAAAGGTTTAGCAGGCATACCAGGTCACCCTGGCTTCAAGGGAGCAGAGGGAACCAAAGGTGACACGGGAGCTCCTGGAATACCAGGTTTGGGGTTGCCAGGACCTCAAGGAAAAAAG GGCCAAACAGGTATGCCAGGATCCCCAGGGGAACCTGGAGGAAAGGGTCAGAAGGGAGGCATGGGAGCGGCAGGTCTACCAGGGACTACAGGACAAAAAGGAGATTCAGGGCAGCTTGGTTACCCTG GCAGTCCAGGACAACCTGGTGAGAAAGGCGTTACGGGGTTGACAGGATTACCTGGAGATCCTGGCCTTCAGGGACGACCAG gTGAGCCAGGTTTGCAAGGTCCTCCAGGTTCCCAAGGAGAAAAAGGAGAACCTGGACTAGATGGAATTCCAGGGTCAACAGGAGAACGAGGAGAATCTG GTATACCAGGTCGTGGCATTCCAGGAAATCACGGAGAACCTGGCCACAAAG GTGATATAGGCAACCCTGGTTTACCAGGAGCTCCGGGCATTCCAGGGGTCCCAGGATCCAAAGGTGATAAAGGACTTCCAGGCATCCAGGGTGTCCAGGGTATGCCAGGAGAAATAGGATACCCAGGGCACTCCATGGAAGGTCAGAAGGGAAACAAAGGAGAACAAGGAATCCctggagatcaag GAGTGATTGGTGCTCCAGGTCCTCAAGGCATTCCTGGAGGTGCTGGAGCCAAGGGAGACAAGGGGGATCAAGGATTCACAGGACCACAGGGCACCCATGGTTACAAAGGAGATCATGGTCCTAGTGGACTTCCT GGTGAGCCTGGACTACCAGGGTACAATGGTGCCAAGGGTGAGATGGGACTACAGGGTGTTCCTGGCTTCCCAG GTTTGAAGGGGGAGCTTGGTGTGACAGGTCTGTCAGGTGAAAAAGGAGACAGAGGATTCCCTGGAAACAAAG GTAATGAAGGACCACCAGGGCCTCCTGGGCCCCATACGTCCATCAAAGGAGACATTGGTTTACCAGGACAGTCAGGTCCTCCAGGTCCAGTTGGACCCCAAGGAATCCCTGGTGTGAAGGGAATGCAAG GTATGAATGGACCACAAGGCTTTAAGGGTGAGGAGGGTACCCATGGCCATGATGGCCATCCTGGAGCCAAGGGAGAACGTGGTCTCATTGGACCCTCAG GACCCAGGGGATATCCTGGTCCCCCAGGACCTGATGGTGCAACAGGTCAGGTTGGTCCACCTGGCCCCTCATCCATGGACCACGGCTTCCTGGTGACCCGCCACAGCCAGACAATTGATGTCCCCTTGTGTCCCTATGGGACCACCAAAATTTATGATGGGTACTCCCTTCTCTATGTGCAAGGCAATGAACGATCACATGGACAGGACTTGG GTACGGCTGGGAGCTGTCTGAAGAAATTCAGCCCGATGCCATTCCTCTTCTGCAACATCAACAATGTGTGCAACTATGCCTCCCGCAACGACTATTCCTACTGGCTCACTTCCCCTGAACCTATGCCGATGAGCATGGCCCCTGTCACTGGCAACAGCATCAAACCTTTCATTAGCAG ATGTGCAGTATGTGAAGCCCCTGCCATGGTGATTGCTGTTCACAGCCAGACCATCACAATCCCTCCCTGCCCATTGGGTTGGGACTCCCTGTGGATTGGCTACTCATTTGTCATG CATACCAGTGCTGGAGCTGAGGGCTCTGGTCAGGCCCTGGCCTCTCCTGGCTCATGTCTTGAAGAGTTTCGCTCCTCCCCCTTCATTGAGTGCCACGGGCGTGGCACGTGTAACTACTATGCCAACTCCTACAGTTTCTGGCTGGCCACCATTGATGACAGTGAGATGTTTAC GAAACCCAACCCAACAACACTGAAGGCAGGAGACCTGCGCACGCACATCAGCAGGTGTCAGGTGTGCATGAAGAGAatataa